From a region of the Salvelinus fontinalis isolate EN_2023a chromosome 13, ASM2944872v1, whole genome shotgun sequence genome:
- the LOC129868947 gene encoding WD repeat-containing protein 44-like isoform X3, whose product MRFSRTPAKFVLPTPQGVVESPPEDVAVGLAAPEARQDDSIQIIDSIIEESQKGSAMEEAQLKEERNVDTRAESEVKDENVAPVEREHPAMEPQPVVERSEQPQEQQGACSMALPDIPSLSSGSQEHVQPPDITSTLGQLDLPPDLPDLPWVSAEDRDREQRPADILDQDPLTDKPAGSSDPGPSKPPRQFTVEPDIVASTKKPPPSRPPPPSGAAPPRPPPPSRLALPLGKKSQECMRAAGLEGELEEPCGLVSPSSTVRSITKDLQHSLDLASATSGDKVVTAQENEDEQASSPIGDALGPQRPRSNSGRELTDEEILASVMIKNLDTGEEIPLIQAEEKLPTGINPLTLHIMRRTKEYITNDAAQSDDDDKAQVPLTDSDGGKLKQKTTQLKKFLGKSVKRAKHLAEEYGEKAVNKVKSVRDEVFHNDQDDPSSSDDEGMPYTRPVKFKAAHSFKGPFDFDQVKVVQDLSGEHMGAVWTMKFSHCGRLLATAGQDNVVRIWVLKNAFDYFNNMRKKYNTEGRVSPSPSQESLCSSKSDTDGGVSKMSSVPEDPDSEDKNLPFRQVPFCKYKGHTADLLDLSWSKNYFLLSSSMDKTVRLWHISRRECLCCFQHIDFVTAIAFHPRDDRYFLSGSLDGKLRLWNIPDKKVALWNEVDGQTRLITAANFCQNGKYAVIGTYDGRCIFYDTERLKYHTQIHVRSTRGRNRVGRKITGIEPLPGENKILVTSNDSRIRLYDLRDLSLSMKYKGYVNSSSQIKASFSHDYSFIVSGSEDKYVYIWSTYHDLSKFTSVRRDRNDFWEGIKAHNAVVTSAIFAPHPNLIVPQEAGAEKAGAGADAECKSLDSTDSETIPSGALKTDHTEVLLSADFTGAIKVFINVKKY is encoded by the exons ATGCGCTTTTCAAG GACACCTGCAAAGTTTGTCCTTCCCACACCTCAG GGGGTAGTAGAGAGCCCACCAGAGGATGTGGCTGTTGGGCTGGCTGCACCTGAGGCACGCCAAGATGACTCCATCCAG ATCATCGACAGCATCATTGAGGAGAGCCAGAAGGGAAGTGCAATGGAGGAGGCTCagctgaaggaggagaggaatgtTGATACAAGGGCAGAGTCAGAGGTGAAGGACGAAAATGTGGCCCCTGTAGAACGAGAGCATCCTGCTATGGAACCTCAGCCTGTGGTTGAGAGATCAGAGCAGCCACAGGAACAGCAGGGAGCGTGTTCCATGGCTCTCCCAGACATCCCCAGCCTGTCGTCAGGGTCACAGGAGCATGTCCAGCCCCCAGACATCACCAGCACCTTGGGGCAACTAGACCTCCCGCCAGACCTTCCTGACCTACCCTGGGTGTCTGcagaggacagggacagggagcaGAGACCAGCAGACATCCTAGACCAGGATCCCCTCACAGACAAGCCGGCTGGCTCCTCTGACCCGGGGCCTTCAAAACCCCCACGGCAGTTCACTGTAGAGCCTGACATTGTGGCCAGCACCAAGAAACCTCCGCCTTCACGCCCACCCCCTCCCAGCGGAGCTGCTCCTCCACGGCCACCACCCCCATCCCGGCTTGCTTTACCCCTCGGCAAGAAGTCCCAGGAGTGTATGAGGGCAGCAGGACTGGAAG GGGAGCTGGAGGAGCCATGTGGCCTGGTGTCTCCCAGCAGCACAGTGAGGAGCATCACCAAGGATCTGCAGCACTCTTTGGACCTGGCTAGCGCCACCAGTGGGGACAAGGTTGTCACAGCACAG GAGAATGAGGATGAGCAGGCATCCAGTCCCATTGGTGATGCTCTAGGTCCTCAGCGTCCACGATCCAACTCTGGCAGAGAGCTGACTGATGAG GAGATCCTGGCGAGTGTGATGATCAAGAATCTGGACACAGGTGAGGAGATCCCTCTCATCCAGGCGGAGGAGAAGCTTCCCACAGGGATCAACCCACTCACATTACACATCATGAGGAGGACTAAGGAGTACATCAC AAATGACGCAGCACAGTCAGATGATGATGACAAGGCCCAGGTTCCATTGACTGACTCTGACGGAGGGAAGCTGAAACAGAAAAC CACTCAGCTGAAGAAGTTCCTGGGCAAGTCTGTGAAGCGGGCCAAGCATCTGGCTGAAGAGTATGGTGAGAAGGCCGTCAACAAGGTGAAGAGTGTCCGTGATGAAG TGTTTCACAACGACCAGGATGACCCGTCTTCCAGTGATGACGAGGGGATGCCCTACACCCGGCCTGTCAAGTTCAAGGCAGCCCACAGCTTCAAGGGCCCATTTGACTTTGATCAGGTCAAGGTGGTCCAGGACCTGAGTGGAGAGCACATG GGTGCAGTGTGGACCATGAAGTTCTCACACTGTGGGAGGTTGTTGGCAACAGCAGGCCAGGACAACGTAGTGCGAATCTGGGTTCTGAAAAATGCCTTTGACTACTTCAACAACATGAGGAAAAAGTACAACACTGAAG GTCGTGTgtcgccctctccctctcaggAAAGCCTGTGTTCCTCCAAATCAGACACAGACGGTGGGGTGAGTAAG ATGAGCAGTGTTCCTGAAGACCCCGATTCAGAGGACAAGAATCTCCCCTTCCGCCAAGTCCCCTTTTGCAAGTACAAGGGTCATACGGCTGACCTGCTGGACTTGTCCTGGTCAAAG AACTACTTCCTACTTTCCTCGTCAATGGATAAGACGGTCAGACTGTGGCACATATCCAGGAGAGAGTGTCTATGCTGCTTTCAGCATATTGACTTCGTCACAGCCATCGCTTTCCATCCCAGA GATGACAGGTACTTCCTGAGTGGCTCTCTGGATGGGAAGCTGCGTCTGTGGAACATCCCAGACAAGAAGGTGGCTCTGTGGAACGAGGTGGACGGACAAACACGCCTCATCACTGCTGCCAACTTCTGCCAGAATGGGAAGTACGCTGTCATCGGCACCTATGATGGCCGCTGCATCTTCTACGACACTGAG CGCCTTAAATACCACACCCAGATCCACGTACGGTCGACCAGAGGCAGGAATCGAGTAGGACGGAAAATCACAGGCATCGAGCCTCTGCCTGGAGAGAACAAG ATTCTAGTGACCTCCAATGACTCCAGGATCCGCCTGTATGACCTGCGGGACCTGTCTCTGTCCATGAAGTACAAGGGTTACGTCAACAGCAGTAGTCAGATCAAAGCCAGCTTCAG CCATGATTACTCATTCATTGTGAGTGGCTCAGAGGATAAGTATGTGTACATCTGGAGCACCTACCATGACCTGAGCAAGTTCACCTCTGTACGACGAGACCGCAATGACTTCTGGGAGGGAATTAAAG CCCACAATGCAGTAGTGACATCAGCTATTTTTGCACCCCATCCTAACCTGATTGTCCCCCAGGAGGCGGGGGCAGAGAAAGCGGGGGCTGGGGCTGATGCAGAGTGTAAGAGCTTGGACTCCACTGACTCGGAGACCATTCCCTCAG GGGCTCTGAAGACTGATCATACAGAGGTTCTGCTTTCTGCTGACTTCACTGGCGCCATTAAGGTTTTCATCAATGTAAAAAAGTACTGA
- the LOC129868947 gene encoding WD repeat-containing protein 44-like isoform X1, whose translation MASDSDTEEFYDAAEDVNFTPSPKVTPAKFVLPTPQGVVESPPEDVAVGLAAPEARQDDSIQIIDSIIEESQKGSAMEEAQLKEERNVDTRAESEVKDENVAPVEREHPAMEPQPVVERSEQPQEQQGACSMALPDIPSLSSGSQEHVQPPDITSTLGQLDLPPDLPDLPWVSAEDRDREQRPADILDQDPLTDKPAGSSDPGPSKPPRQFTVEPDIVASTKKPPPSRPPPPSGAAPPRPPPPSRLALPLGKKSQECMRAAGLEGELEEPCGLVSPSSTVRSITKDLQHSLDLASATSGDKVVTAQENEDEQASSPIGDALGPQRPRSNSGRELTDEEILASVMIKNLDTGEEIPLIQAEEKLPTGINPLTLHIMRRTKEYITNDAAQSDDDDKAQVPLTDSDGGKLKQKTTQLKKFLGKSVKRAKHLAEEYGEKAVNKVKSVRDEVFHNDQDDPSSSDDEGMPYTRPVKFKAAHSFKGPFDFDQVKVVQDLSGEHMGAVWTMKFSHCGRLLATAGQDNVVRIWVLKNAFDYFNNMRKKYNTEGRVSPSPSQESLCSSKSDTDGGVSKMSSVPEDPDSEDKNLPFRQVPFCKYKGHTADLLDLSWSKNYFLLSSSMDKTVRLWHISRRECLCCFQHIDFVTAIAFHPRDDRYFLSGSLDGKLRLWNIPDKKVALWNEVDGQTRLITAANFCQNGKYAVIGTYDGRCIFYDTERLKYHTQIHVRSTRGRNRVGRKITGIEPLPGENKILVTSNDSRIRLYDLRDLSLSMKYKGYVNSSSQIKASFSHDYSFIVSGSEDKYVYIWSTYHDLSKFTSVRRDRNDFWEGIKAHNAVVTSAIFAPHPNLIVPQEAGAEKAGAGADAECKSLDSTDSETIPSGALKTDHTEVLLSADFTGAIKVFINVKKY comes from the exons ATGGCGTCAGATAGTGACACAGAGGAATTCTACGATGCTGCTGAAGACGTCAATTTTACTCCATCTCCTAAAGT GACACCTGCAAAGTTTGTCCTTCCCACACCTCAG GGGGTAGTAGAGAGCCCACCAGAGGATGTGGCTGTTGGGCTGGCTGCACCTGAGGCACGCCAAGATGACTCCATCCAG ATCATCGACAGCATCATTGAGGAGAGCCAGAAGGGAAGTGCAATGGAGGAGGCTCagctgaaggaggagaggaatgtTGATACAAGGGCAGAGTCAGAGGTGAAGGACGAAAATGTGGCCCCTGTAGAACGAGAGCATCCTGCTATGGAACCTCAGCCTGTGGTTGAGAGATCAGAGCAGCCACAGGAACAGCAGGGAGCGTGTTCCATGGCTCTCCCAGACATCCCCAGCCTGTCGTCAGGGTCACAGGAGCATGTCCAGCCCCCAGACATCACCAGCACCTTGGGGCAACTAGACCTCCCGCCAGACCTTCCTGACCTACCCTGGGTGTCTGcagaggacagggacagggagcaGAGACCAGCAGACATCCTAGACCAGGATCCCCTCACAGACAAGCCGGCTGGCTCCTCTGACCCGGGGCCTTCAAAACCCCCACGGCAGTTCACTGTAGAGCCTGACATTGTGGCCAGCACCAAGAAACCTCCGCCTTCACGCCCACCCCCTCCCAGCGGAGCTGCTCCTCCACGGCCACCACCCCCATCCCGGCTTGCTTTACCCCTCGGCAAGAAGTCCCAGGAGTGTATGAGGGCAGCAGGACTGGAAG GGGAGCTGGAGGAGCCATGTGGCCTGGTGTCTCCCAGCAGCACAGTGAGGAGCATCACCAAGGATCTGCAGCACTCTTTGGACCTGGCTAGCGCCACCAGTGGGGACAAGGTTGTCACAGCACAG GAGAATGAGGATGAGCAGGCATCCAGTCCCATTGGTGATGCTCTAGGTCCTCAGCGTCCACGATCCAACTCTGGCAGAGAGCTGACTGATGAG GAGATCCTGGCGAGTGTGATGATCAAGAATCTGGACACAGGTGAGGAGATCCCTCTCATCCAGGCGGAGGAGAAGCTTCCCACAGGGATCAACCCACTCACATTACACATCATGAGGAGGACTAAGGAGTACATCAC AAATGACGCAGCACAGTCAGATGATGATGACAAGGCCCAGGTTCCATTGACTGACTCTGACGGAGGGAAGCTGAAACAGAAAAC CACTCAGCTGAAGAAGTTCCTGGGCAAGTCTGTGAAGCGGGCCAAGCATCTGGCTGAAGAGTATGGTGAGAAGGCCGTCAACAAGGTGAAGAGTGTCCGTGATGAAG TGTTTCACAACGACCAGGATGACCCGTCTTCCAGTGATGACGAGGGGATGCCCTACACCCGGCCTGTCAAGTTCAAGGCAGCCCACAGCTTCAAGGGCCCATTTGACTTTGATCAGGTCAAGGTGGTCCAGGACCTGAGTGGAGAGCACATG GGTGCAGTGTGGACCATGAAGTTCTCACACTGTGGGAGGTTGTTGGCAACAGCAGGCCAGGACAACGTAGTGCGAATCTGGGTTCTGAAAAATGCCTTTGACTACTTCAACAACATGAGGAAAAAGTACAACACTGAAG GTCGTGTgtcgccctctccctctcaggAAAGCCTGTGTTCCTCCAAATCAGACACAGACGGTGGGGTGAGTAAG ATGAGCAGTGTTCCTGAAGACCCCGATTCAGAGGACAAGAATCTCCCCTTCCGCCAAGTCCCCTTTTGCAAGTACAAGGGTCATACGGCTGACCTGCTGGACTTGTCCTGGTCAAAG AACTACTTCCTACTTTCCTCGTCAATGGATAAGACGGTCAGACTGTGGCACATATCCAGGAGAGAGTGTCTATGCTGCTTTCAGCATATTGACTTCGTCACAGCCATCGCTTTCCATCCCAGA GATGACAGGTACTTCCTGAGTGGCTCTCTGGATGGGAAGCTGCGTCTGTGGAACATCCCAGACAAGAAGGTGGCTCTGTGGAACGAGGTGGACGGACAAACACGCCTCATCACTGCTGCCAACTTCTGCCAGAATGGGAAGTACGCTGTCATCGGCACCTATGATGGCCGCTGCATCTTCTACGACACTGAG CGCCTTAAATACCACACCCAGATCCACGTACGGTCGACCAGAGGCAGGAATCGAGTAGGACGGAAAATCACAGGCATCGAGCCTCTGCCTGGAGAGAACAAG ATTCTAGTGACCTCCAATGACTCCAGGATCCGCCTGTATGACCTGCGGGACCTGTCTCTGTCCATGAAGTACAAGGGTTACGTCAACAGCAGTAGTCAGATCAAAGCCAGCTTCAG CCATGATTACTCATTCATTGTGAGTGGCTCAGAGGATAAGTATGTGTACATCTGGAGCACCTACCATGACCTGAGCAAGTTCACCTCTGTACGACGAGACCGCAATGACTTCTGGGAGGGAATTAAAG CCCACAATGCAGTAGTGACATCAGCTATTTTTGCACCCCATCCTAACCTGATTGTCCCCCAGGAGGCGGGGGCAGAGAAAGCGGGGGCTGGGGCTGATGCAGAGTGTAAGAGCTTGGACTCCACTGACTCGGAGACCATTCCCTCAG GGGCTCTGAAGACTGATCATACAGAGGTTCTGCTTTCTGCTGACTTCACTGGCGCCATTAAGGTTTTCATCAATGTAAAAAAGTACTGA
- the LOC129868947 gene encoding WD repeat-containing protein 44-like isoform X2 → MASDSDTEEFYDAAEDVNFTPSPKVTPAKFVLPTPQGVVESPPEDVAVGLAAPEARQDDSIQIIDSIIEESQKGSAMEEAQLKEERNVDTRAESEVKDENVAPVEREHPAMEPQPVVERSEQPQEQQGACSMALPDIPSLSSGSQEHVQPPDITSTLGQLDLPPDLPDLPWVSAEDRDREQRPADILDQDPLTDKPAGSSDPGPSKPPRQFTVEPDIVASTKKPPPSRPPPPSGAAPPRPPPPSRLALPLGKKSQECMRAAGLEGELEEPCGLVSPSSTVRSITKDLQHSLDLASATSGDKVVTAQENEDEQASSPIGDALGPQRPRSNSGRELTDEEILASVMIKNLDTGEEIPLIQAEEKLPTGINPLTLHIMRRTKEYITNDAAQSDDDDKAQVPLTDSDGGKLKQKTTQLKKFLGKSVKRAKHLAEEYGEKAVNKVKSVRDEVFHNDQDDPSSSDDEGMPYTRPVKFKAAHSFKGPFDFDQVKVVQDLSGEHMGAVWTMKFSHCGRLLATAGQDNVVRIWVLKNAFDYFNNMRKKYNTEGRVSPSPSQESLCSSKSDTDGGMSSVPEDPDSEDKNLPFRQVPFCKYKGHTADLLDLSWSKNYFLLSSSMDKTVRLWHISRRECLCCFQHIDFVTAIAFHPRDDRYFLSGSLDGKLRLWNIPDKKVALWNEVDGQTRLITAANFCQNGKYAVIGTYDGRCIFYDTERLKYHTQIHVRSTRGRNRVGRKITGIEPLPGENKILVTSNDSRIRLYDLRDLSLSMKYKGYVNSSSQIKASFSHDYSFIVSGSEDKYVYIWSTYHDLSKFTSVRRDRNDFWEGIKAHNAVVTSAIFAPHPNLIVPQEAGAEKAGAGADAECKSLDSTDSETIPSGALKTDHTEVLLSADFTGAIKVFINVKKY, encoded by the exons ATGGCGTCAGATAGTGACACAGAGGAATTCTACGATGCTGCTGAAGACGTCAATTTTACTCCATCTCCTAAAGT GACACCTGCAAAGTTTGTCCTTCCCACACCTCAG GGGGTAGTAGAGAGCCCACCAGAGGATGTGGCTGTTGGGCTGGCTGCACCTGAGGCACGCCAAGATGACTCCATCCAG ATCATCGACAGCATCATTGAGGAGAGCCAGAAGGGAAGTGCAATGGAGGAGGCTCagctgaaggaggagaggaatgtTGATACAAGGGCAGAGTCAGAGGTGAAGGACGAAAATGTGGCCCCTGTAGAACGAGAGCATCCTGCTATGGAACCTCAGCCTGTGGTTGAGAGATCAGAGCAGCCACAGGAACAGCAGGGAGCGTGTTCCATGGCTCTCCCAGACATCCCCAGCCTGTCGTCAGGGTCACAGGAGCATGTCCAGCCCCCAGACATCACCAGCACCTTGGGGCAACTAGACCTCCCGCCAGACCTTCCTGACCTACCCTGGGTGTCTGcagaggacagggacagggagcaGAGACCAGCAGACATCCTAGACCAGGATCCCCTCACAGACAAGCCGGCTGGCTCCTCTGACCCGGGGCCTTCAAAACCCCCACGGCAGTTCACTGTAGAGCCTGACATTGTGGCCAGCACCAAGAAACCTCCGCCTTCACGCCCACCCCCTCCCAGCGGAGCTGCTCCTCCACGGCCACCACCCCCATCCCGGCTTGCTTTACCCCTCGGCAAGAAGTCCCAGGAGTGTATGAGGGCAGCAGGACTGGAAG GGGAGCTGGAGGAGCCATGTGGCCTGGTGTCTCCCAGCAGCACAGTGAGGAGCATCACCAAGGATCTGCAGCACTCTTTGGACCTGGCTAGCGCCACCAGTGGGGACAAGGTTGTCACAGCACAG GAGAATGAGGATGAGCAGGCATCCAGTCCCATTGGTGATGCTCTAGGTCCTCAGCGTCCACGATCCAACTCTGGCAGAGAGCTGACTGATGAG GAGATCCTGGCGAGTGTGATGATCAAGAATCTGGACACAGGTGAGGAGATCCCTCTCATCCAGGCGGAGGAGAAGCTTCCCACAGGGATCAACCCACTCACATTACACATCATGAGGAGGACTAAGGAGTACATCAC AAATGACGCAGCACAGTCAGATGATGATGACAAGGCCCAGGTTCCATTGACTGACTCTGACGGAGGGAAGCTGAAACAGAAAAC CACTCAGCTGAAGAAGTTCCTGGGCAAGTCTGTGAAGCGGGCCAAGCATCTGGCTGAAGAGTATGGTGAGAAGGCCGTCAACAAGGTGAAGAGTGTCCGTGATGAAG TGTTTCACAACGACCAGGATGACCCGTCTTCCAGTGATGACGAGGGGATGCCCTACACCCGGCCTGTCAAGTTCAAGGCAGCCCACAGCTTCAAGGGCCCATTTGACTTTGATCAGGTCAAGGTGGTCCAGGACCTGAGTGGAGAGCACATG GGTGCAGTGTGGACCATGAAGTTCTCACACTGTGGGAGGTTGTTGGCAACAGCAGGCCAGGACAACGTAGTGCGAATCTGGGTTCTGAAAAATGCCTTTGACTACTTCAACAACATGAGGAAAAAGTACAACACTGAAG GTCGTGTgtcgccctctccctctcaggAAAGCCTGTGTTCCTCCAAATCAGACACAGACGGTGGG ATGAGCAGTGTTCCTGAAGACCCCGATTCAGAGGACAAGAATCTCCCCTTCCGCCAAGTCCCCTTTTGCAAGTACAAGGGTCATACGGCTGACCTGCTGGACTTGTCCTGGTCAAAG AACTACTTCCTACTTTCCTCGTCAATGGATAAGACGGTCAGACTGTGGCACATATCCAGGAGAGAGTGTCTATGCTGCTTTCAGCATATTGACTTCGTCACAGCCATCGCTTTCCATCCCAGA GATGACAGGTACTTCCTGAGTGGCTCTCTGGATGGGAAGCTGCGTCTGTGGAACATCCCAGACAAGAAGGTGGCTCTGTGGAACGAGGTGGACGGACAAACACGCCTCATCACTGCTGCCAACTTCTGCCAGAATGGGAAGTACGCTGTCATCGGCACCTATGATGGCCGCTGCATCTTCTACGACACTGAG CGCCTTAAATACCACACCCAGATCCACGTACGGTCGACCAGAGGCAGGAATCGAGTAGGACGGAAAATCACAGGCATCGAGCCTCTGCCTGGAGAGAACAAG ATTCTAGTGACCTCCAATGACTCCAGGATCCGCCTGTATGACCTGCGGGACCTGTCTCTGTCCATGAAGTACAAGGGTTACGTCAACAGCAGTAGTCAGATCAAAGCCAGCTTCAG CCATGATTACTCATTCATTGTGAGTGGCTCAGAGGATAAGTATGTGTACATCTGGAGCACCTACCATGACCTGAGCAAGTTCACCTCTGTACGACGAGACCGCAATGACTTCTGGGAGGGAATTAAAG CCCACAATGCAGTAGTGACATCAGCTATTTTTGCACCCCATCCTAACCTGATTGTCCCCCAGGAGGCGGGGGCAGAGAAAGCGGGGGCTGGGGCTGATGCAGAGTGTAAGAGCTTGGACTCCACTGACTCGGAGACCATTCCCTCAG GGGCTCTGAAGACTGATCATACAGAGGTTCTGCTTTCTGCTGACTTCACTGGCGCCATTAAGGTTTTCATCAATGTAAAAAAGTACTGA
- the LOC129868947 gene encoding WD repeat-containing protein 44-like isoform X4, whose product MEEAQLKEERNVDTRAESEVKDENVAPVEREHPAMEPQPVVERSEQPQEQQGACSMALPDIPSLSSGSQEHVQPPDITSTLGQLDLPPDLPDLPWVSAEDRDREQRPADILDQDPLTDKPAGSSDPGPSKPPRQFTVEPDIVASTKKPPPSRPPPPSGAAPPRPPPPSRLALPLGKKSQECMRAAGLEGELEEPCGLVSPSSTVRSITKDLQHSLDLASATSGDKVVTAQENEDEQASSPIGDALGPQRPRSNSGRELTDEEILASVMIKNLDTGEEIPLIQAEEKLPTGINPLTLHIMRRTKEYITNDAAQSDDDDKAQVPLTDSDGGKLKQKTTQLKKFLGKSVKRAKHLAEEYGEKAVNKVKSVRDEVFHNDQDDPSSSDDEGMPYTRPVKFKAAHSFKGPFDFDQVKVVQDLSGEHMGAVWTMKFSHCGRLLATAGQDNVVRIWVLKNAFDYFNNMRKKYNTEGRVSPSPSQESLCSSKSDTDGGVSKMSSVPEDPDSEDKNLPFRQVPFCKYKGHTADLLDLSWSKNYFLLSSSMDKTVRLWHISRRECLCCFQHIDFVTAIAFHPRDDRYFLSGSLDGKLRLWNIPDKKVALWNEVDGQTRLITAANFCQNGKYAVIGTYDGRCIFYDTERLKYHTQIHVRSTRGRNRVGRKITGIEPLPGENKILVTSNDSRIRLYDLRDLSLSMKYKGYVNSSSQIKASFSHDYSFIVSGSEDKYVYIWSTYHDLSKFTSVRRDRNDFWEGIKAHNAVVTSAIFAPHPNLIVPQEAGAEKAGAGADAECKSLDSTDSETIPSGALKTDHTEVLLSADFTGAIKVFINVKKY is encoded by the exons ATGGAGGAGGCTCagctgaaggaggagaggaatgtTGATACAAGGGCAGAGTCAGAGGTGAAGGACGAAAATGTGGCCCCTGTAGAACGAGAGCATCCTGCTATGGAACCTCAGCCTGTGGTTGAGAGATCAGAGCAGCCACAGGAACAGCAGGGAGCGTGTTCCATGGCTCTCCCAGACATCCCCAGCCTGTCGTCAGGGTCACAGGAGCATGTCCAGCCCCCAGACATCACCAGCACCTTGGGGCAACTAGACCTCCCGCCAGACCTTCCTGACCTACCCTGGGTGTCTGcagaggacagggacagggagcaGAGACCAGCAGACATCCTAGACCAGGATCCCCTCACAGACAAGCCGGCTGGCTCCTCTGACCCGGGGCCTTCAAAACCCCCACGGCAGTTCACTGTAGAGCCTGACATTGTGGCCAGCACCAAGAAACCTCCGCCTTCACGCCCACCCCCTCCCAGCGGAGCTGCTCCTCCACGGCCACCACCCCCATCCCGGCTTGCTTTACCCCTCGGCAAGAAGTCCCAGGAGTGTATGAGGGCAGCAGGACTGGAAG GGGAGCTGGAGGAGCCATGTGGCCTGGTGTCTCCCAGCAGCACAGTGAGGAGCATCACCAAGGATCTGCAGCACTCTTTGGACCTGGCTAGCGCCACCAGTGGGGACAAGGTTGTCACAGCACAG GAGAATGAGGATGAGCAGGCATCCAGTCCCATTGGTGATGCTCTAGGTCCTCAGCGTCCACGATCCAACTCTGGCAGAGAGCTGACTGATGAG GAGATCCTGGCGAGTGTGATGATCAAGAATCTGGACACAGGTGAGGAGATCCCTCTCATCCAGGCGGAGGAGAAGCTTCCCACAGGGATCAACCCACTCACATTACACATCATGAGGAGGACTAAGGAGTACATCAC AAATGACGCAGCACAGTCAGATGATGATGACAAGGCCCAGGTTCCATTGACTGACTCTGACGGAGGGAAGCTGAAACAGAAAAC CACTCAGCTGAAGAAGTTCCTGGGCAAGTCTGTGAAGCGGGCCAAGCATCTGGCTGAAGAGTATGGTGAGAAGGCCGTCAACAAGGTGAAGAGTGTCCGTGATGAAG TGTTTCACAACGACCAGGATGACCCGTCTTCCAGTGATGACGAGGGGATGCCCTACACCCGGCCTGTCAAGTTCAAGGCAGCCCACAGCTTCAAGGGCCCATTTGACTTTGATCAGGTCAAGGTGGTCCAGGACCTGAGTGGAGAGCACATG GGTGCAGTGTGGACCATGAAGTTCTCACACTGTGGGAGGTTGTTGGCAACAGCAGGCCAGGACAACGTAGTGCGAATCTGGGTTCTGAAAAATGCCTTTGACTACTTCAACAACATGAGGAAAAAGTACAACACTGAAG GTCGTGTgtcgccctctccctctcaggAAAGCCTGTGTTCCTCCAAATCAGACACAGACGGTGGGGTGAGTAAG ATGAGCAGTGTTCCTGAAGACCCCGATTCAGAGGACAAGAATCTCCCCTTCCGCCAAGTCCCCTTTTGCAAGTACAAGGGTCATACGGCTGACCTGCTGGACTTGTCCTGGTCAAAG AACTACTTCCTACTTTCCTCGTCAATGGATAAGACGGTCAGACTGTGGCACATATCCAGGAGAGAGTGTCTATGCTGCTTTCAGCATATTGACTTCGTCACAGCCATCGCTTTCCATCCCAGA GATGACAGGTACTTCCTGAGTGGCTCTCTGGATGGGAAGCTGCGTCTGTGGAACATCCCAGACAAGAAGGTGGCTCTGTGGAACGAGGTGGACGGACAAACACGCCTCATCACTGCTGCCAACTTCTGCCAGAATGGGAAGTACGCTGTCATCGGCACCTATGATGGCCGCTGCATCTTCTACGACACTGAG CGCCTTAAATACCACACCCAGATCCACGTACGGTCGACCAGAGGCAGGAATCGAGTAGGACGGAAAATCACAGGCATCGAGCCTCTGCCTGGAGAGAACAAG ATTCTAGTGACCTCCAATGACTCCAGGATCCGCCTGTATGACCTGCGGGACCTGTCTCTGTCCATGAAGTACAAGGGTTACGTCAACAGCAGTAGTCAGATCAAAGCCAGCTTCAG CCATGATTACTCATTCATTGTGAGTGGCTCAGAGGATAAGTATGTGTACATCTGGAGCACCTACCATGACCTGAGCAAGTTCACCTCTGTACGACGAGACCGCAATGACTTCTGGGAGGGAATTAAAG CCCACAATGCAGTAGTGACATCAGCTATTTTTGCACCCCATCCTAACCTGATTGTCCCCCAGGAGGCGGGGGCAGAGAAAGCGGGGGCTGGGGCTGATGCAGAGTGTAAGAGCTTGGACTCCACTGACTCGGAGACCATTCCCTCAG GGGCTCTGAAGACTGATCATACAGAGGTTCTGCTTTCTGCTGACTTCACTGGCGCCATTAAGGTTTTCATCAATGTAAAAAAGTACTGA